The Thermovenabulum gondwanense genomic interval AAGGTATCCCATCCTGAAAAGGGAGTAAGGCACCTGGGAGACGACCAGGTAGATAGGCCGGGGGTGTAAGGGCTGTAAGGCCTTGAGCCGACCGGTACTAATGAGCCGAGGGCTTGACCAAAAAAAGGTAAAAAACCTCTGTGCAGTTTTGAGGGTGAAAGTTCCTCGATAGCTCAGCGGTAGAGCATCCGGCTGTTAACCGGAGGGTCGCAGGTTCGAATCCTGCTCGGGGAGCCAATTTTTTATGAAATAAAAAAGCTATTGGAGATTTTCCAATAGCTTTTTTATTTTCATAGAATGTATTAAAGGACATGCACATAAAACAATTCATTTACATAAGAATAAATTAGACAAAAATAAAGGAGGAAAAAATATGGTTGATTCAGTAAAAACTGTAGTTGTTGAAGAAGTAAGCAAGCAAATAATTGAAAATGCCACTCCGATACCCTGCTCCGAAGGAATTCTTGGTGGAGTGGCGGTTACAGGGTTTATCGATGTGGAAAAAATAATAAAAATTTGTGGATATAAAACAAAATTCTTCTTCCTGGAGAAAAAACTGCCATTTTCTTATGTTCTCCTAAACTTGGATCCTCTTCGAGAAAGAGAACAACAATAAAAAGACCATGGTAATTTTCAAAAAAATTAACTTTATAGTGTAAACATAGGAGAATAGGATAATGAGTTTTCAGAGAGGCTGCTGAATTAAAAATCAGCAGCCTTTATTACTTATTGTTTTCATTAATAGAATTACTACTAATTACTACTATCAGAAGATTTTGTTTCATTTTTATGGACATAATCTGTTATATGAAAACCCGATCCCTTAAAAACCAGGCCGACATTTCGACTTATAATTCTTTTTACAGGCCCTCCACATTTTGGACAGGAAGACAGAGGAGATTCTTTTATATTTTGCTCGTATTCAAAGTCACCGCAAACTGCACATCTATAATCATACATTGGCATGGTCGTTGCACCTCCTGAAAAATATAGATTATTGATTATCAATAAAATTTATACTCTGTTTTTAAATAATAGTCAAGTTGTTTTAATTCAAAAGCTATTATGATAAAATGTATTAATGAGTTAATAAAATCTTAAATATAATGCGAAAGGGTGTAGGTTTTGAAGGGGCAAATTCACGCCTTTAAAATATTCGATAAAAATCTTGTTTTGGATGTGGGAAGCGGATCGATATTTGAGGTGGATAATATAGCATACGAGGTGTTTAAGCTATTAGAAGAAGGCTGTAATGAAGAAGAAGTTATTAAAAGAATGGCAGGAGTAATTGATTTAAATGAAATTAAAGAGGCTCTGGAAGAGATTAAACAATTAATCAAAGAAGGTGTTATTCTCGGTGAAACAAATGCAGAATCTATTATTGTAAATAAGATAATAAATGAAAATAGGGTGAAAGCCCTGTGTTTAAATATAGCCCATGATTGTAATCTTTTTTGCAGATACTGCTTTGCTTCAAAAGGAGATTATAATTTAAAAAGAAACATAATGCCAAAAGAAGTGGGTGAAAAGGCTATTGATTTCCTTTTAAAAAATTCAGGGGATTTAAAGAATCTTGAAATTGATTTTTTTGGTGGAGAGCCGTTGATTGCATACGATACGGTAAAACACATTATAGAGTATGCACGCTTTAAAGAAAAAAATTACGGAAAGAAGATTAAGTTTACCATTACGACAAATGCAATGCTTTTAGATGATGAAAAAATAAAATTCCTCAACGAAAACATGGACAACATAGTAATGAGCCTGGATGGTAGAAAAGAAGTAAATGACAGGATGAGGGTGAGAATTGATGGTAAGGGAAGTTATGATGATATTCTTCCAAATATAATAAAATTAACGGAATTGAGAAAAAAGGATAATAAAAACTATTATATAAGGGGAACATTTACAAGGTATAACCTTGATTTTGTTGAAGATGTAAAACACCTTTCCGATTTAGGATTTTCGGAAATATCCTTAGAACCGGTTCTCGCAGAAAAAGAGGATTACGAAATAAGGGAAGAACACCTAAATATCATATACGATCAGTATGAAAAAATAGTGAAAGAATTTTTAAGTAGGAAAAACAGCAATAAGAAATTCAGGTTTTACCATTTCAATATAAACCTATATAAAGGCCCCTGTATTTACAAAAGGATAATTGCCTGTGGTGCGGGAAGGGAATATTTTGCTGTATCACCGGAGGGAGATATTTATCCTTGCCATCAATTTGTAGGGTTGGAAGATTTTAAAATGGGAAATGTATCCCGGGGAGACCTGGATGAAATTATAAGGGATAAATTTAAAAATACGCATATTTTCTCAAAGGAAGAATGTACAAATTGCTGGGCGAAATTTTTCTGCAGCGGGGGATGCAGTGCTTATAATTATAAAAAAAATAAAGATTTGAATACACCAGATAAAATATTTTGCAGGATGCAGAAAAAAAGAATTGAATGTGCTCTTTATTTAAATTTTTTAAATCAGCATGATGCATGACAAATTTTTTATTGAAGCAAAAAAAATACAAAAAGTGATATAATTTGTAAAAAATTAATGAAAAATGAAGCCATCAGGCAATATATATTAAAATATTAAAAAATTGATAGTTTGCTAATTGAATGCTAAATTGTTAGAATTACTTTGTTATTAAAAATAAAGGGGAAAAATTTACAATGCATTTTAAAAATTCTCTTGAGAAAAAAATCTTTGAATTAAAAAGTGAGTTGTATGAAGAATTAAAAGAAAAGCAATTTCTGGAAACAGACATTTACCTTTTGAGCCAAAAACTTGACCTTTTGATACTGGACTACCAAAAAAGATATTTAGCAAAGAATAAAATTATTTTTGAGTAGTGCAAAAAGACGCTGCAGCAAAGCAGCGTTTTTTACTTTACTTTTAATATAAATTTTATTAATATTCAATTATAGAAAGAATATAAGGGGTGTTTTACATGAAACTGTATGACATTAATGATGTCAAGGAATTAGATAGACAGGAAGTGAAGAAACTTTATTCGGATTACGTAAATCCCGGACTTGCTTCTATGATAGGATTATTAAATTTTGACAGGGTTTACGTCCGGGCAAAAGGTGCATACGTGTGGGATAAAGAAGGCGAGAAGTATATAGATTTTCTGGGTGCTTATGGAGCAATAAATTTAGGCCATAATCCCGATGAAGTTATAGATGTTTTAAAAGAGGTTTTTGAAAGACCAAATTTATTACAGGCGACAATTAATCCCTTTGCAGCTGCTCTGGGTGCAAATCTTTCAAATATAGCTCCCCAGGGTCTAAAGCATTCTTTTTTCTGCAATAGCGGAGCTGAGGCGGTGGAAGGGGCGTTAAAGACTGCAAGAGCAGCTACCGGGAGAAAGAAAATTATTTCCTGCGAAGGTTCTTTCCATGGGAAGACTTTTGGAGCTTTATCAGCGACGGGCAGGACCAAATATCAGGGGCCTTTTATGCCATTGGTTCCCGAATTTGAAAGAGTGCCTTATGGGGATATAAAAGCATTAGAAGAAAAATTAAAAAATCGCGATGTAGCGGGATTTATAGTTGAACCAATTCAGGGAGAGGGCGGGGTTATAGTCCCACCTTCTGGGTATTTGAAAAGGGCAAGGGAACTGTGCACTGAATACGGAACATTGCTTATTGTGGATGAAATTCAAACAGGATTTGGAAGAACGGGGAAAATGTTTGCGTGCCAGCATGAAGGAATTACACCGGATATTATGTGTGTGGCAAAATCCCTGGGTGGAGGAGTAATGCCCATTGGAGCATTTATAACCAGGGATGAGGTATGGGAAAGGGCGTATGGAGGATTCGATAAAAGTTTGCTGCACACTTCTACGTTTGGGGGGAATACTTTTGCCTGTGCGGCTGCCATAGCATCTATTAATGCTATTGTAAAGAAAAATCTTTCGGAAAGAGCCGAAAAGTTAGGGAATTATTTCCTCGAAGGTCTGAAATCCTTAAAAGACAGGTATTCTATAATTAAGGAAGTTAGAGGGAAGGGATTATTAATAGGTATAGAGTTCGAACAGCCCAAGAGCGGAATTTTGAATACCATTACAGGTGGTGCCGTAAATAAATTTTACGGAGAATTTACCGGGGCTATTGTAGCGGGTGAACTATTGAATAAGCATAAAATTATAACAGCTTATACTTTAAATAATCCCAATGTAATAAGACTTGAGCCTCCGCTTATTATAGAAAAGGAGGATATTGATTACGCTCTTAACGCCCTGGAAGATATATTATCTAAAAATAGCGGCTTTTTAAATATAACCGTAAACGCTGCAAAAACTGTGTTTGGCTCTATTTTTTCAAAAAAGTAATATAATAAAATTAAGGCTGGGTATATTACCAGCCTTAATTTTAAGGGCAATTTTTGTGAAGGAAAACGGTATTTTCTCTATTTGTAGAAAACCTCAAAATTTTTACCGGCGAGTTTTTTAAGATTTTTTTTCCACATTTTAAGCATATAAAATTATTATCAGCCGGCAAAATCCCGTAGCTAATATTAATATCAACTTTACCGTATTTTTTCCAGCTTTTCCAACCGGTCTTACAAAGTTTTATTCTATTTTCATAATCGGCAAAAACCCATTTTAAAAGCTTATGAAAGTGAAAGGGATATCTGGTATAAATTAAATAGTCCTTTGGAAGTCCCAGGGATATGATATGATTTGAAAAAGCATTTTCTACTTCAGTTTGCAATTTTCCCTCAATTTTTATACTTTTAAAATTATATCCCTGCTCAGACAAATATTCTCTAACCTTATCAAATATATATCCTCTGCATACGAAGATTTCTTCTTTTCTGTTTACGCCGTAAGATTGAAAAAACTTTTTGACAATGTTTACAGCAAATTTTTGGTATTCTTTTTCTTTGAAATTAATATCGTTGAAAAATTCAACGGGAATTAAGTCATAATAAAAAAAATCCTTTTCTTCATGGTAAAATCCAATGCATACACCGCCTATTAAGCTTCCGCTTCCGGCATCATCAATGTATATCATAACGACAGCTCCAGGTTTAAGTTTGAATAATAAAAAAAAATGGTCGGGGCGGCGGGACTTGAACCCACGACCTTTCGGACCCGAACCGAACGCGCTACCAAACTGCGCTACGCCCCGACGCTCTTAATTATACTATAAACCCAAGGGAATTTCAATAGTAACACATTAATTAAAAATTGGCCTCTTTAATATATTTTGAACAAAAATTTTTTGTTTATATATTTATTTTTCTTTCACATATACTAAAAAAAG includes:
- a CDS encoding FmdB family zinc ribbon protein — encoded protein: MPMYDYRCAVCGDFEYEQNIKESPLSSCPKCGGPVKRIISRNVGLVFKGSGFHITDYVHKNETKSSDSSN
- the scfB gene encoding thioether cross-link-forming SCIFF peptide maturase; this translates as MKGQIHAFKIFDKNLVLDVGSGSIFEVDNIAYEVFKLLEEGCNEEEVIKRMAGVIDLNEIKEALEEIKQLIKEGVILGETNAESIIVNKIINENRVKALCLNIAHDCNLFCRYCFASKGDYNLKRNIMPKEVGEKAIDFLLKNSGDLKNLEIDFFGGEPLIAYDTVKHIIEYARFKEKNYGKKIKFTITTNAMLLDDEKIKFLNENMDNIVMSLDGRKEVNDRMRVRIDGKGSYDDILPNIIKLTELRKKDNKNYYIRGTFTRYNLDFVEDVKHLSDLGFSEISLEPVLAEKEDYEIREEHLNIIYDQYEKIVKEFLSRKNSNKKFRFYHFNINLYKGPCIYKRIIACGAGREYFAVSPEGDIYPCHQFVGLEDFKMGNVSRGDLDEIIRDKFKNTHIFSKEECTNCWAKFFCSGGCSAYNYKKNKDLNTPDKIFCRMQKKRIECALYLNFLNQHDA
- a CDS encoding aspartyl-phosphate phosphatase Spo0E family protein, with translation MHFKNSLEKKIFELKSELYEELKEKQFLETDIYLLSQKLDLLILDYQKRYLAKNKIIFE
- a CDS encoding aspartate aminotransferase family protein, which translates into the protein MKLYDINDVKELDRQEVKKLYSDYVNPGLASMIGLLNFDRVYVRAKGAYVWDKEGEKYIDFLGAYGAINLGHNPDEVIDVLKEVFERPNLLQATINPFAAALGANLSNIAPQGLKHSFFCNSGAEAVEGALKTARAATGRKKIISCEGSFHGKTFGALSATGRTKYQGPFMPLVPEFERVPYGDIKALEEKLKNRDVAGFIVEPIQGEGGVIVPPSGYLKRARELCTEYGTLLIVDEIQTGFGRTGKMFACQHEGITPDIMCVAKSLGGGVMPIGAFITRDEVWERAYGGFDKSLLHTSTFGGNTFACAAAIASINAIVKKNLSERAEKLGNYFLEGLKSLKDRYSIIKEVRGKGLLIGIEFEQPKSGILNTITGGAVNKFYGEFTGAIVAGELLNKHKIITAYTLNNPNVIRLEPPLIIEKEDIDYALNALEDILSKNSGFLNITVNAAKTVFGSIFSKK